A DNA window from Actinomadura coerulea contains the following coding sequences:
- a CDS encoding ATP-binding protein, with protein sequence MDPLTGTGWMTSPPAGDAVWLRAEEPSAAAGARRQAARLAERLGFAGERLGQIQLAVTEAATNLAKHAVQGEILVRIVRVGEEAALELVCMDRGPGIPDVRASRMDGHTTSGTLGLGLGSIERLADRTGMHSLPGTGTVLFAGFSRPGGDAAPVDRPGPPFAGLTRPIDGEEECGDAYAARLDGGTVYAMVCDGLGHGPMAARAGREAVMAMREAVLPARPLDLLRQVHQRLAATRGGAVAVAAVDPAAGTVRFAGLGNVAGWIVGPDRRHGMISVPGIAGAKTRTLREHAYDLPEGAAVVLHSDGLTDKWGAAGRPGPAREPLLIAADLLRSAGVRHDDRCVLAVTTAGRR encoded by the coding sequence GTGGACCCGCTGACCGGCACCGGATGGATGACCAGCCCGCCCGCCGGTGACGCGGTGTGGCTGCGGGCCGAGGAGCCCAGCGCGGCGGCCGGCGCGCGGCGCCAGGCGGCCCGCCTGGCCGAGCGGCTCGGCTTCGCCGGGGAGCGGCTCGGGCAGATCCAGCTCGCGGTGACCGAGGCGGCCACCAACCTGGCCAAGCACGCGGTGCAGGGGGAGATCCTCGTACGGATCGTGCGGGTGGGGGAGGAGGCCGCGCTGGAGCTCGTGTGCATGGACCGGGGCCCCGGCATCCCCGATGTCCGCGCGTCCCGCATGGACGGGCACACCACGTCCGGCACCCTCGGCCTCGGACTCGGCTCGATCGAGCGGCTCGCCGACCGCACCGGCATGCATTCGCTTCCGGGCACCGGCACGGTCCTGTTCGCCGGGTTCTCACGGCCCGGCGGCGACGCGGCCCCCGTCGACCGGCCGGGCCCGCCCTTCGCCGGGCTGACCCGGCCGATCGACGGCGAAGAGGAGTGCGGTGACGCCTACGCCGCGCGGCTGGACGGCGGGACGGTCTACGCGATGGTCTGCGACGGCCTCGGGCACGGGCCGATGGCGGCGCGGGCCGGCCGGGAGGCCGTCATGGCGATGCGCGAGGCCGTGCTGCCGGCGCGCCCCCTCGACCTGCTGCGGCAGGTGCACCAGCGGCTCGCGGCGACCCGGGGCGGTGCGGTCGCGGTGGCGGCCGTGGACCCGGCGGCGGGCACGGTGCGGTTCGCGGGGCTGGGCAACGTCGCCGGATGGATCGTCGGCCCCGACCGCCGGCACGGCATGATCTCGGTGCCGGGCATCGCCGGCGCGAAGACCCGGACGCTGCGCGAGCACGCCTACGACCTGCCGGAGGGCGCCGCCGTGGTGCTGCACTCCGACGGGCTGACCGACAAGTGGGGCGCCGCCGGGCGGCCCGGTCCCGCCCGCGAGCCGCTGCTCATCGCCGCGGACCTGCTGCGCTCCGCCGGGGTGCGGCACGACGACCGCTGCGTCCTCGCCGTGACCACCGCCGGGCGGAGGTGA
- a CDS encoding ATP-binding protein has product MTTPGGDGVPIASNDDVVRVRQLVRAAAAAAGMSLVDQTKIVTAASELARNTFVHGGGGSARVESVVNARGRAGVRLVFTDSGGGIPDVAQALTEGWTSGGGLGLGLPGARRLADEFELETEVGRGTTVTVTKWTR; this is encoded by the coding sequence GTGACGACTCCCGGGGGCGACGGCGTCCCCATCGCCTCCAACGACGACGTGGTCAGGGTGCGGCAGCTCGTGCGGGCCGCGGCGGCCGCCGCGGGGATGTCGCTGGTCGACCAGACCAAGATCGTCACCGCGGCCAGCGAGCTGGCCCGCAACACCTTCGTGCACGGCGGAGGCGGCTCCGCGCGCGTGGAGTCCGTCGTCAACGCGCGGGGACGCGCCGGGGTGCGGCTGGTGTTCACCGACTCCGGCGGCGGAATCCCCGACGTGGCGCAGGCGCTGACCGAGGGATGGACGAGCGGGGGCGGCCTCGGCCTCGGCCTGCCGGGCGCGCGGCGCCTGGCCGACGAGTTCGAGCTGGAGACCGAGGTCGGGAGGGGCACCACGGTGACGGTGACCAAGTGGACCCGCTGA
- a CDS encoding STAS domain-containing protein: MERVPILKIGQVLLVSIQVDLQDQTVLALQEDLADRIVRTGARGVIIDITAVDIVDSFIGRMFATIASMSRLMDAETVVVGMRPAVAITLVELGLSLGGVRTALDLEKGMRLLGAPLPTIGSGAVDGP; the protein is encoded by the coding sequence ATGGAGCGCGTGCCGATTCTGAAGATCGGCCAGGTGCTGCTGGTGTCGATCCAGGTCGACCTCCAGGACCAGACCGTTCTGGCGCTCCAGGAGGACCTGGCCGACCGGATCGTCAGGACGGGCGCCCGCGGTGTGATCATCGACATCACCGCGGTGGACATCGTCGACTCGTTCATCGGCAGGATGTTCGCCACCATCGCCTCGATGTCGCGGCTGATGGACGCCGAGACCGTGGTGGTGGGCATGCGGCCCGCGGTGGCGATCACCCTGGTCGAGCTGGGCCTGTCGCTGGGCGGCGTCCGCACCGCCCTGGACCTGGAGAAGGGCATGCGGCTGCTCGGCGCGCCGCTGCCGACCATCGGATCCGGCGCCGTGGACGGGCCGTGA
- a CDS encoding STAS domain-containing protein yields MSKATGDARLPELLRSRRDVILDRWVDLVVAGVRGRITESELRTELSELYGLIERATGGEREAAGELRAALTEISRTRARQGFSPSETAVSVFSLKQAVLEQVGAIEDVAAYAEFAAFSSEIDDLGLVTFETYAAAREQVIADQTEQLLELSTPVVKLWDGILGVPLVGTLDSARAQVVMETLLERLVETGSQFAVIDITGVPAVDTEVAQHLLKTVMAARLMGTDCVISGIRPQIAQTIVALGIEFGDIPTKASLADALEWALERSGTRVVGGAGA; encoded by the coding sequence TTGAGCAAGGCAACAGGCGATGCGCGTCTTCCGGAGCTGCTGCGCTCCCGGCGGGATGTCATTCTTGACCGGTGGGTCGACCTGGTCGTCGCGGGGGTGCGCGGCCGGATCACGGAGAGTGAGCTCAGAACCGAGCTCTCCGAGCTGTACGGGCTGATCGAGAGGGCGACCGGCGGAGAGCGGGAGGCGGCCGGGGAACTCCGGGCCGCGCTGACCGAGATCTCCCGCACCCGCGCCCGGCAGGGGTTCAGCCCCAGCGAGACCGCGGTGAGCGTGTTCTCGCTCAAGCAGGCGGTGCTGGAGCAGGTCGGCGCCATCGAGGACGTGGCGGCGTACGCCGAGTTCGCGGCGTTCTCCTCCGAGATCGACGATCTGGGGTTGGTGACCTTCGAGACCTACGCCGCCGCGCGCGAGCAGGTCATCGCCGACCAGACGGAGCAGCTGCTCGAACTGTCCACGCCCGTGGTGAAGCTCTGGGACGGGATCCTCGGGGTCCCGCTGGTGGGCACGCTCGACTCCGCGCGCGCGCAGGTGGTGATGGAGACCCTGCTGGAGCGCCTGGTCGAGACGGGCTCGCAGTTCGCCGTGATCGACATCACCGGCGTCCCGGCCGTGGACACCGAGGTGGCCCAGCACCTGCTGAAGACCGTGATGGCGGCCAGGCTGATGGGCACCGACTGCGTGATCTCCGGTATCCGCCCGCAGATCGCCCAGACCATCGTGGCGCTCGGGATCGAGTTCGGCGACATCCCGACGAAGGCCTCGCTGGCCGACGCCCTGGAGTGGGCGCTGGAGCGCAGCGGCACCCGGGTCGTCGGCGGGGCGGGGGCCTGA
- a CDS encoding DUF1989 domain-containing protein: MDGPAHGVLTGMVTMGRTMVPAGEGRAVRVGAGRRVRVVDVEGGQVGDLFAFAADDPREHLSAAHTRSATSRLFPQVGESFVTDRRRPILTLAGDTSPGSHDMLIAACDPARYEGLGAPGHASCAGNLESALAGMGLSAAVVPQPVNVFMRIPVEASGRLRWLSAESRPGDAITFEAVMDCVVVLSACPQDLAGINGDGPTPMAMDVL, translated from the coding sequence ATGGACGGTCCAGCCCATGGTGTGCTGACCGGCATGGTGACGATGGGACGGACGATGGTGCCCGCCGGAGAAGGCCGGGCGGTGCGGGTGGGCGCCGGGCGGCGGGTGCGCGTGGTGGACGTGGAGGGCGGCCAGGTCGGCGACCTGTTCGCGTTCGCCGCGGACGACCCGCGCGAGCATCTGAGCGCCGCGCACACCCGCAGCGCGACGAGCCGGCTCTTCCCCCAGGTGGGTGAGTCGTTCGTCACGGATCGGCGCAGGCCGATCCTGACGCTGGCGGGCGACACCTCCCCCGGATCGCACGACATGCTGATCGCGGCGTGCGACCCCGCCCGGTACGAGGGGCTCGGCGCGCCGGGGCACGCCTCGTGCGCGGGGAACCTGGAATCGGCGCTGGCGGGGATGGGGCTGTCGGCCGCCGTCGTGCCGCAGCCGGTCAACGTGTTCATGCGGATTCCGGTGGAGGCGTCCGGGCGGCTGCGCTGGCTGTCCGCCGAGAGCCGGCCCGGGGACGCGATCACCTTCGAGGCGGTCATGGACTGCGTGGTGGTCCTCTCGGCGTGTCCGCAGGACCTGGCCGGGATCAACGGCGACGGCCCCACCCCGATGGCGATGGACGTCCTGTGA
- a CDS encoding tRNA-dihydrouridine synthase codes for MSITITHPALEPGQAGGLRTSNRLVVAPMTRVSAAPDGTPTPEMAEYYAEFARGGFGLVITEGIYTDTVYSQGYLNQPGLVSERHVSAWREATADVHEAGGSIVAQLMHAGALSQGNPYRDDTAGPSAVVPQGVKMPEYGGHGPWAAPKEMSLDDIRQAVDGFVASAANAKRAGFDGVEVHAANGYLLDQFLTDYTNLREDSYGGPVAARVRLAAEVVAAIRAEVGPDWSVGVRVSQTKVNDFRYRWPGGAHDAEVIFAALTEAGASYLHVASEGRNWLDSAQLDRGLTVTGLARRVSGLPVIANGGMHHAELSAQVLADGHADLVSVARAALVNPDLPRRLAEGRALDSFDHAMLSPMVTLDNVRRWRLAAGADA; via the coding sequence ATGAGCATCACGATCACGCATCCGGCCCTGGAGCCGGGACAGGCCGGCGGGCTGCGCACGTCCAACCGCCTGGTGGTGGCACCGATGACACGGGTCTCGGCCGCGCCGGACGGCACGCCGACGCCCGAGATGGCCGAGTACTACGCCGAGTTCGCGCGCGGAGGCTTCGGCCTGGTGATCACCGAGGGGATCTACACCGACACCGTCTACAGCCAGGGGTACCTCAACCAGCCGGGCCTGGTGTCGGAGCGCCACGTGTCCGCCTGGCGCGAGGCCACGGCCGATGTGCACGAGGCCGGAGGCTCCATCGTGGCCCAGCTGATGCACGCGGGCGCGCTGTCGCAGGGGAACCCCTACCGCGACGACACCGCCGGGCCGTCGGCGGTGGTGCCGCAGGGCGTCAAGATGCCCGAGTACGGCGGGCACGGCCCCTGGGCGGCGCCCAAGGAGATGAGCCTGGACGACATCAGGCAGGCCGTGGACGGCTTCGTCGCCTCGGCGGCGAACGCCAAGCGCGCCGGGTTCGACGGAGTGGAGGTCCACGCCGCCAACGGCTACCTGCTGGACCAGTTCCTCACCGACTACACCAACCTGCGCGAGGACTCCTACGGCGGCCCGGTCGCGGCCCGGGTGCGCCTGGCCGCCGAGGTCGTCGCGGCGATCCGCGCGGAGGTGGGGCCTGACTGGAGCGTCGGGGTCCGGGTGTCGCAGACCAAGGTGAACGACTTCCGGTACCGCTGGCCCGGCGGCGCCCACGACGCGGAGGTGATCTTCGCCGCGCTGACCGAGGCGGGCGCGAGCTACCTGCACGTCGCGAGCGAGGGCCGGAACTGGCTCGACTCCGCGCAGCTGGACCGGGGGCTCACCGTCACCGGCCTGGCGCGCCGGGTGAGCGGGCTGCCGGTGATCGCCAACGGCGGGATGCACCACGCGGAACTGTCGGCGCAGGTCCTGGCGGACGGCCACGCCGACCTGGTCTCGGTGGCCAGGGCCGCGCTGGTGAACCCCGACCTGCCGCGCCGCCTCGCCGAGGGCAGGGCGCTCGACTCCTTCGACCATGCGATGCTGTCGCCGATGGTCACCCTGGACAACGTCCGGCGCTGGCGGCTGGCTGCCGGTGCGGACGCCTGA
- a CDS encoding polysaccharide deacetylase family protein: MAASWHGGAAAVVALGFDVDAETPVLAQGGRYAAHASTMSHQTYGPDVGLPRILDLLDDMEVPATFFVPGWVAERRPGLAASVVERGHEVAHHSYSHRPPTSMSPREERADFERALEVFSAQGIEITGHRAALWEASWTTAELVAEHGLRYDSSLMGDDRPYRVPTAAGEIVELPVHWSLDDWEQYAYLPEPHVGAVIESPGKVLELWRAELDGMRHYRCLFNLCVHPFLSGRPGRALALRRFIEYARECGDVAFARCRDVAEAALADPDVRPRPHRPPRVDPDVHPH; the protein is encoded by the coding sequence ATGGCCGCGAGCTGGCACGGCGGGGCGGCCGCGGTGGTCGCCCTGGGCTTCGACGTGGACGCCGAGACGCCGGTCCTCGCCCAGGGCGGCCGGTACGCCGCGCACGCGAGCACCATGTCCCACCAGACCTACGGGCCGGACGTGGGGCTGCCCCGGATCCTGGACCTGCTCGACGACATGGAGGTCCCGGCGACGTTCTTCGTCCCGGGCTGGGTGGCCGAGCGGCGTCCGGGGCTGGCCGCCTCCGTCGTCGAGCGCGGGCACGAGGTGGCGCACCACTCCTACTCCCACCGTCCGCCCACGTCGATGTCCCCGCGGGAGGAGCGCGCGGACTTCGAGCGCGCCCTGGAGGTGTTCTCCGCGCAGGGCATCGAGATCACCGGGCACCGGGCGGCACTGTGGGAGGCGTCCTGGACGACGGCGGAGCTGGTGGCCGAGCACGGGCTGCGCTACGACTCGTCGCTGATGGGCGACGACCGGCCCTACCGGGTGCCCACGGCGGCGGGCGAGATCGTCGAGCTGCCGGTGCACTGGTCGCTGGACGACTGGGAGCAGTACGCCTACCTGCCCGAGCCGCACGTCGGGGCGGTCATCGAGTCGCCGGGCAAGGTGCTGGAGCTGTGGCGCGCGGAGCTGGACGGCATGCGGCACTACCGGTGCCTGTTCAACCTGTGCGTGCACCCGTTCCTGTCCGGGCGCCCGGGCCGGGCGCTGGCCCTGCGCCGTTTCATCGAGTACGCGCGGGAGTGCGGCGACGTGGCGTTCGCCCGCTGCCGGGACGTGGCGGAGGCGGCGCTCGCCGATCCGGACGTCCGGCCGAGGCCCCACCGCCCGCCGCGGGTGGACCCGGACGTCCACCCGCACTGA
- a CDS encoding PucR family transcriptional regulator has product MFTLASLLEDESLGLRVLVPGPPGALEEPVAWVHNTELPDPSGYVRRRELVLTNGLWDDRIEAAGFVANVRRARAAGIVFGLRPERPATPEDLAAACRAAGVPLLEIAADVPFTAISEAVATRYAEERQGALVGMVRRGDALATAISRGAGASGVLRVLRRDHELPLAVIDRMGRLLASAGTELDAAQLHTVATGLTRRPPPLELDLGAAGRAALYLVGAVGDVDAALICLRPVSELTRLEQDALDQAARFLSLEVAKQQAVQAIELRFASELLEMVLSGGSRDAEVPGRLRAFGVDPEGPLSVWTTAFAGPEATLPGLAEVVGEFFAAAGVPVVVAAGSQDVVAVLSWRHGEREAAPLAERLASTVGERFPGRRAVVGLGGTARGPAGLREPLIRSREVCRTLRRGGAGPAVRTFAELGPHRLLLGTQNAAALRTLADGVLAPIREHDARRGGELETTLRAFLDHDGHWQATAAALRVHVNTLRNRLAKIGELTGRDTARTADRVDLFLALRAADMA; this is encoded by the coding sequence GTGTTCACGCTGGCATCGCTGCTGGAAGACGAGTCGCTGGGCCTCAGGGTCCTGGTTCCGGGCCCTCCGGGGGCCCTGGAGGAGCCGGTCGCCTGGGTCCACAACACCGAGCTGCCGGACCCCTCCGGCTACGTGCGGCGGCGCGAGCTGGTGCTGACCAACGGCCTGTGGGACGACCGGATCGAGGCCGCCGGGTTCGTCGCCAACGTCCGGCGGGCCCGCGCGGCCGGCATCGTGTTCGGTCTGCGTCCGGAGCGCCCCGCCACGCCGGAGGACCTGGCCGCCGCCTGCCGCGCCGCGGGCGTGCCCCTGCTGGAGATCGCGGCGGACGTCCCGTTCACCGCGATCTCCGAGGCGGTCGCCACCCGCTACGCCGAGGAGCGCCAGGGCGCGCTGGTCGGCATGGTGCGCCGGGGGGACGCGCTGGCGACGGCGATCTCGCGGGGCGCGGGCGCGTCCGGCGTCCTGCGGGTGCTGCGCCGCGACCACGAGCTGCCGCTCGCGGTCATCGACCGGATGGGCCGCCTGCTGGCCTCGGCGGGGACGGAGCTGGACGCCGCCCAGCTCCACACGGTCGCCACGGGGCTGACCCGCCGCCCGCCGCCGCTGGAACTCGACCTCGGCGCCGCCGGACGGGCCGCGCTGTACCTGGTCGGCGCGGTCGGCGACGTCGACGCGGCGCTGATCTGCCTGCGCCCGGTGAGCGAACTGACGCGCCTGGAGCAGGACGCGCTGGACCAGGCGGCGCGCTTCCTCAGCCTGGAGGTCGCCAAGCAGCAGGCCGTCCAGGCGATCGAGCTGCGGTTCGCCAGCGAGCTGCTGGAGATGGTGCTGTCGGGCGGCAGCCGCGACGCCGAGGTCCCCGGCCGGCTGCGCGCGTTCGGCGTCGACCCCGAGGGGCCGCTGTCGGTGTGGACGACGGCGTTCGCGGGCCCGGAGGCGACCCTGCCCGGACTCGCGGAGGTCGTCGGCGAGTTCTTCGCCGCCGCCGGCGTCCCGGTCGTCGTGGCGGCCGGGTCGCAGGACGTGGTGGCGGTCCTGTCGTGGCGGCACGGGGAGCGGGAGGCGGCGCCCCTCGCCGAGCGCCTCGCCTCCACCGTGGGGGAGCGGTTCCCCGGCCGCCGCGCCGTCGTGGGCCTCGGCGGGACGGCCCGGGGGCCGGCGGGGCTGCGCGAACCGCTCATCAGGTCGCGCGAGGTCTGCCGCACCCTGCGGCGGGGCGGCGCCGGGCCCGCCGTCCGGACCTTCGCCGAACTCGGCCCCCACCGGCTCCTGCTCGGGACGCAGAACGCCGCCGCCCTGCGCACCCTGGCCGACGGGGTGCTCGCGCCGATACGCGAGCACGACGCCAGGCGGGGCGGCGAGCTGGAGACCACGCTGCGCGCGTTCCTGGACCACGACGGGCACTGGCAGGCCACCGCCGCCGCCCTCCGGGTGCACGTCAACACGCTGCGGAACCGGCTCGCCAAGATCGGTGAGCTGACCGGCCGCGACACCGCCCGCACCGCCGACCGCGTCGACCTCTTCCTGGCCCTGCGGGCCGCGGACATGGCCTGA
- a CDS encoding purine-cytosine permease family protein, with translation MSSNESAYRSSAAEPVRLEEPVRFDEHGIDPIPASARDSTPWQQFWIWCGANIAPINWVLGALGVTLGLSLVETLVVITLGNLVGCAVFGLFNVIGHRTGVNQMVLGRGPFGRRGALVPGLVQGLLTMGWVGVNTWVVLDLVIEILAQAGVHGGTGLRYLVAGLIMAAQLLLALYGFYAIRTFEKYTVPVTVLVMVVMTGLAIGQADLHWTTATATTAGDKFTAVTQLLTAIGIGWGISWLPYSADYSRFVRTEASDRSVFWSTALGMYVPTVWLAALGACLASAGDGGDPSSLVTGAFGVMAVPVLLLIMHGPVATNILNLYSCSLAALSVGIRTARWKVTLVAGTVASLVLVVFVHADSFAQAFDHWMASILVWISPWAAIVLVDFFVLRRGRIDVATLYRDGGANVRALVSLALGLVAAWAWQFGTVPALQGPIARTLGHTDFSWLSGALVAGGLHYVLARRAHRKAPGAAPAETVS, from the coding sequence ATGTCCAGCAACGAATCCGCATACAGAAGCTCGGCCGCCGAACCGGTTCGCTTGGAAGAACCGGTCCGCTTCGATGAACACGGCATCGACCCCATCCCGGCCTCCGCCCGCGACTCCACGCCGTGGCAGCAGTTCTGGATCTGGTGCGGGGCCAACATCGCGCCGATCAACTGGGTGCTCGGGGCGCTGGGCGTCACGCTCGGCCTGAGCCTGGTGGAGACCCTGGTGGTCATCACCCTCGGCAACCTGGTGGGCTGCGCGGTCTTCGGGCTGTTCAACGTGATCGGGCACCGCACCGGCGTCAACCAGATGGTCCTCGGCCGCGGGCCGTTCGGCCGGCGCGGCGCCCTCGTCCCCGGCCTGGTGCAGGGGCTGCTGACCATGGGCTGGGTCGGCGTCAACACCTGGGTGGTGCTGGACCTGGTGATCGAGATCCTCGCCCAGGCGGGGGTCCACGGCGGCACCGGGCTGCGCTACCTGGTGGCCGGGCTCATCATGGCGGCCCAGCTCCTCCTGGCCCTCTACGGCTTCTACGCGATCCGCACGTTCGAGAAGTACACCGTCCCGGTCACGGTGCTGGTCATGGTGGTCATGACCGGGCTGGCCATCGGGCAGGCCGACCTCCACTGGACGACCGCCACCGCCACCACCGCGGGCGACAAGTTCACCGCCGTGACCCAGCTGCTCACCGCCATCGGCATCGGCTGGGGCATCAGCTGGCTGCCCTACTCCGCCGACTACAGCCGCTTCGTCCGCACCGAGGCCTCGGACCGGTCGGTGTTCTGGTCCACCGCGCTCGGAATGTACGTCCCCACCGTGTGGCTGGCGGCGCTCGGCGCCTGCCTGGCCAGCGCGGGCGACGGCGGCGACCCCTCCAGCCTGGTGACCGGCGCCTTCGGGGTCATGGCCGTGCCGGTCCTACTGCTGATCATGCACGGGCCCGTGGCGACCAACATCCTGAACCTCTACTCGTGCTCGCTCGCCGCACTGTCGGTCGGCATCCGGACAGCCCGATGGAAGGTGACCCTGGTGGCCGGAACGGTCGCGTCCCTGGTGCTGGTGGTGTTCGTGCACGCCGACAGCTTCGCCCAGGCGTTCGACCACTGGATGGCGTCCATCCTGGTGTGGATCAGCCCGTGGGCGGCGATCGTCCTGGTGGACTTCTTCGTCCTGCGGCGCGGCCGGATCGACGTGGCCACCCTCTACCGGGACGGCGGCGCGAACGTCCGGGCCCTGGTCAGCCTGGCGCTCGGACTGGTGGCGGCATGGGCGTGGCAGTTCGGCACGGTGCCCGCCCTTCAGGGCCCGATCGCGCGGACGCTGGGGCACACCGACTTCTCGTGGCTCTCCGGCGCCCTGGTCGCGGGCGGGCTGCACTACGTCCTGGCACGCCGGGCCCACCGGAAGGCCCCCGGGGCCGCCCCGGCCGAGACGGTCTCCTGA
- a CDS encoding isochorismatase family protein produces the protein MSTSALIVIDMLNPYDHEDADALADSVQKMVDPLRRLLDDARGRDDVRVLYVNDNYGDFSADRKDLTDRALNGRRPDLVEPVLPEPGCGFLSKVRHSAFYGTALEYLLSREKVERVVLTGQVTEQCVLYSALDAYVRHFQLRVVRDAVAHIDAGLGDAALRMMESNMRAEIVTADRCF, from the coding sequence GTGAGCACGAGCGCACTGATCGTCATCGACATGCTGAACCCTTACGACCACGAGGACGCGGACGCGCTGGCCGACAGCGTCCAGAAGATGGTCGACCCGCTGCGGCGCCTGCTGGACGACGCCAGAGGCCGCGACGACGTGCGCGTCCTCTATGTCAACGACAACTACGGCGACTTCTCGGCAGACCGGAAGGACCTCACCGACCGCGCGCTGAACGGCCGGCGCCCGGACCTCGTCGAGCCCGTCCTCCCGGAGCCCGGCTGCGGGTTCCTGTCCAAGGTCCGGCACAGCGCCTTCTACGGCACCGCGCTGGAGTACCTGCTGTCCCGCGAGAAGGTGGAGCGGGTCGTCCTCACCGGCCAGGTGACCGAGCAGTGCGTCCTCTACAGCGCGCTGGACGCCTACGTCCGGCACTTCCAGCTCAGGGTGGTCCGGGACGCGGTGGCGCACATCGACGCCGGGCTCGGCGACGCCGCGCTGCGCATGATGGAGTCGAACATGCGCGCCGAGATCGTCACCGCCGACCGCTGCTTCTGA
- a CDS encoding cellulose binding domain-containing protein, producing MRRRRLLPGFLLTALCSLLLALLVPVQAGAAASVTATFAKASDWGSGYEGRYTIKNDTASAVTGWKVEFDLPSGSSVGTYWDALLTKSGQHAVFANREYNGSVAAGASVTFGFIVNGSGAPQNCTINGASCTGGDTPPPGTPSAPGAPTVTARTDTSLTLSWAASTGTVTGYRVYEGTAVKATATGTGATVGGLTACSDHTYTVKAYNTAGESAASAPVAATTTGCTEPPPASRRAAPYLYMGWGDPPSPSTVMSATGIKWFTMAFILSSGGCNPGWDGQRPLKGGVDEQAISQIRAAGGDVLPSVGGWSGNKLGPHCSTPEALAGAYQKVIDAYGLKAIDIDIENSDEFENAAVQDRVLGALKILKRNDPGLQTILTFGTTTTGPNYWGKRLIDQAAALQADVDVFTIMPFDFGGGADMYGSTVNASEGLKTALKSAFGWSDATAYTHMGISGMNGLSDQQELTSTATWTKIRDWAKSKNLARLAFWSVNRDRPCPGGGVAENCSGTDQQPWEFTKITAGF from the coding sequence TTGCGAAGAAGAAGGCTTCTCCCCGGTTTCCTGCTCACCGCCCTCTGCTCCCTCCTGCTCGCCCTGCTCGTCCCCGTCCAGGCCGGCGCCGCCGCCTCGGTGACGGCGACCTTCGCCAAGGCCTCCGACTGGGGCTCGGGGTACGAGGGCAGGTACACGATCAAGAACGACACCGCCTCCGCCGTCACCGGCTGGAAGGTGGAGTTCGACCTGCCGTCCGGCTCGTCGGTCGGGACGTACTGGGACGCGCTGCTCACCAAGTCGGGGCAGCACGCCGTGTTCGCCAACCGCGAGTACAACGGGAGCGTCGCCGCCGGTGCCAGCGTCACGTTCGGATTCATCGTCAACGGGTCCGGGGCGCCGCAGAACTGCACGATCAACGGCGCCTCCTGCACGGGCGGCGACACGCCTCCGCCCGGCACGCCCTCCGCTCCCGGGGCGCCGACCGTGACCGCGAGGACCGACACCTCGCTGACGCTGTCGTGGGCCGCCTCGACCGGCACGGTCACCGGCTACCGCGTCTACGAGGGCACGGCGGTGAAGGCCACCGCGACCGGGACCGGCGCCACCGTCGGCGGACTGACCGCCTGCTCCGACCACACCTACACGGTGAAGGCGTACAACACCGCCGGGGAGTCGGCGGCGAGCGCCCCGGTGGCGGCCACCACGACCGGCTGCACGGAGCCGCCGCCCGCGAGCCGCCGCGCCGCGCCCTACCTGTACATGGGCTGGGGCGACCCGCCGAGCCCGTCCACCGTCATGAGCGCCACCGGTATCAAGTGGTTCACGATGGCGTTCATCCTGTCCAGCGGCGGCTGCAACCCCGGCTGGGACGGGCAGCGCCCGCTCAAGGGCGGCGTGGACGAGCAGGCGATCTCGCAGATCCGCGCCGCCGGCGGTGACGTGCTGCCCTCCGTCGGCGGCTGGTCGGGCAACAAGCTCGGCCCCCACTGCTCCACGCCCGAGGCGCTGGCCGGCGCGTACCAGAAAGTGATCGACGCCTACGGGCTCAAGGCCATCGACATCGACATCGAGAACAGCGACGAGTTCGAGAACGCGGCCGTCCAGGACCGCGTCCTCGGCGCCCTGAAGATCCTCAAGCGGAACGACCCGGGCCTGCAGACGATCCTGACGTTCGGCACGACCACCACCGGGCCGAACTACTGGGGCAAGCGGCTCATCGACCAGGCCGCGGCGCTGCAGGCGGACGTGGACGTGTTCACGATCATGCCGTTCGACTTCGGCGGCGGCGCGGACATGTACGGCAGCACCGTCAACGCGTCCGAGGGCCTGAAGACCGCGCTGAAGTCGGCGTTCGGGTGGTCGGACGCCACCGCCTACACGCACATGGGGATCTCCGGCATGAACGGCCTGTCCGACCAGCAGGAGCTCACCTCGACCGCGACGTGGACGAAGATCCGCGACTGGGCGAAGTCCAAGAACCTGGCCAGGCTGGCGTTCTGGTCGGTCAACCGGGACCGGCCCTGCCCGGGCGGCGGCGTCGCCGAGAACTGCAGCGGCACCGACCAGCAGCCCTGGGAGTTCACCAAGATCACGGCCGGTTTCTGA